The following coding sequences are from one Pusillimonas sp. DMV24BSW_D window:
- a CDS encoding aldehyde dehydrogenase family protein: protein MNAVGNPISEVIPESYKLFIGGKWQESGSKERLACYSPVSGEQITTVPVANAADVDAAVKNSAQAFPKWSETTAKKRQQMLLDLADKLVEQADRIAWMETANTGKPMRESIANVHTAVDRLRYYAGAVRALEGRVLPVTANITSYDHRVPLGVVGIIGAWNFPLNMFLGKIAPVIAAGNCVVYKPADATPVTTLEIAAIISEVLPPGVVNVVTGTGAVTGEAMLAHPAIRMISVTGSSETGRKVMKGVANTMKRVTLELGGKNAQVVFPDADLDRAAQGILLGAFLNQGQVCTAGSRIFAHKDIADELKAKIIALIPELAMGDPFNDQTRMGTLVSKEHLARVREYIEIGKKEGARLVCGGDMAKIAGLPNGLFLQATIFDQVTQDMRIANEEIFGPVATIHEWSDYEQMLAEVGSVEQGLAAGIWTASLSQAHTTAKRIQAGRVWVNCYNLFPSGASFGGMKASGFGREDAFETLFEFTEVKNVIIDSADSYRRFYG from the coding sequence ATGAACGCAGTAGGAAACCCCATAAGCGAAGTCATCCCGGAAAGCTACAAGCTGTTCATTGGCGGCAAATGGCAAGAGTCGGGCTCTAAAGAGCGCCTGGCGTGTTATAGCCCGGTCAGCGGGGAGCAAATTACGACGGTGCCCGTTGCCAATGCGGCTGACGTCGATGCCGCCGTTAAAAATAGCGCGCAAGCGTTTCCGAAATGGTCGGAGACCACAGCAAAGAAACGCCAGCAGATGCTGCTTGATCTGGCCGACAAACTTGTAGAACAGGCCGATCGCATCGCATGGATGGAAACGGCCAACACCGGTAAGCCCATGCGCGAAAGTATCGCCAACGTGCATACCGCTGTTGATCGCCTGCGTTACTACGCCGGCGCGGTTCGAGCTCTCGAAGGCCGGGTGCTGCCCGTAACGGCCAACATCACAAGCTACGACCACCGCGTTCCTTTGGGTGTGGTCGGCATTATCGGTGCCTGGAATTTCCCGTTGAATATGTTCCTGGGCAAAATCGCTCCGGTTATCGCCGCTGGCAATTGCGTGGTGTACAAACCCGCTGACGCCACGCCGGTTACCACGTTGGAAATTGCGGCAATCATCAGCGAAGTGCTCCCCCCGGGTGTGGTGAACGTGGTAACCGGCACCGGCGCCGTAACCGGCGAAGCCATGCTGGCTCATCCGGCCATTCGCATGATTTCGGTAACGGGCTCATCGGAAACCGGTCGGAAGGTCATGAAAGGCGTGGCCAACACCATGAAGCGGGTCACGCTAGAGCTTGGCGGAAAGAACGCGCAGGTCGTGTTTCCTGACGCAGACCTCGATCGAGCCGCTCAGGGGATTTTATTGGGCGCGTTTCTGAATCAGGGGCAGGTTTGTACTGCGGGTTCACGAATCTTTGCCCACAAAGACATCGCCGACGAGCTCAAGGCAAAGATCATTGCGCTGATCCCTGAATTGGCCATGGGCGATCCGTTCAATGACCAGACGCGAATGGGCACCCTCGTATCTAAAGAGCATTTGGCCAGGGTTCGCGAGTACATCGAAATCGGCAAGAAAGAAGGCGCACGCCTGGTGTGTGGCGGCGATATGGCCAAGATTGCGGGCTTGCCCAACGGCCTGTTCTTGCAAGCCACAATCTTCGACCAGGTTACGCAAGACATGCGCATTGCGAACGAAGAAATCTTCGGCCCGGTCGCCACCATACACGAGTGGAGCGACTACGAGCAGATGCTTGCCGAAGTCGGTTCCGTAGAACAGGGTCTTGCAGCCGGCATCTGGACCGCAAGCCTTAGCCAGGCCCACACCACTGCCAAGCGCATTCAGGCCGGACGCGTGTGGGTGAATTGCTACAACCTTTTCCCTTCCGGAGCGTCATTCGGAGGCATGAAAGCCAGTGGTTTCGGGCGCGAGGACGCGTTCGAAACCTTATTCGAGTTCACCGAGGTGAAGAACGTAATTATTGATTCGGCAGATTCCTACCGCCGATTCTACGGCTGA
- a CDS encoding FAS1-like dehydratase domain-containing protein: MRMEMQGHVYPPYPLKIDKGLAEKFLRSMGLQSESENVPPTYLIFLRGEAHGVNLFTDLDIPRNRALHGGQKYEWFSPIQWDDSMEVTARVVTITEKTTKSGPLWIADVEYDYKRAADGQLVLRELTRIIKRS; this comes from the coding sequence ATGAGAATGGAAATGCAGGGGCATGTCTACCCTCCCTATCCATTGAAAATCGATAAAGGCCTGGCGGAGAAGTTCTTGCGCTCAATGGGCCTGCAGTCGGAATCGGAAAATGTTCCGCCAACCTATCTGATCTTTCTGCGCGGGGAAGCACACGGTGTGAACTTGTTCACCGACCTCGATATCCCGCGTAATCGCGCGCTGCATGGTGGCCAGAAGTACGAATGGTTCAGCCCCATTCAGTGGGACGACAGCATGGAAGTCACGGCCAGGGTTGTCACGATCACAGAAAAAACCACTAAGTCTGGCCCGTTATGGATTGCTGACGTCGAGTACGACTACAAGCGCGCCGCCGATGGTCAGCTGGTGTTGCGCGAGCTGACCCGAATAATCAAAAGGAGCTGA
- a CDS encoding DUF1289 domain-containing protein: protein MADNGKWTPDETGRDPSYNPDERDSPCVAVCSTLYDDICRGCGRTVMEVANWVFFTEEEKRAVWKRILNEGYPRRNN, encoded by the coding sequence ATGGCCGACAACGGCAAGTGGACGCCCGACGAAACGGGACGCGATCCCTCTTATAACCCCGACGAGCGCGATTCGCCATGCGTGGCGGTGTGCTCAACGCTTTACGACGACATCTGCCGCGGCTGCGGCCGCACCGTTATGGAAGTGGCGAACTGGGTGTTTTTCACCGAAGAAGAAAAAAGGGCCGTGTGGAAGCGGATTCTCAATGAAGGGTATCCGCGTCGGAATAACTGA
- a CDS encoding MaoC family dehydratase, with the protein MNATVGNSVFKVQMPGSSRESIAMFSEATEDPNPIHVDLDFAKECGFNQVIQQGPMTTAYFAQLLAREYGAERLKSLDITFTAPVYPEEPLTLTCEIAAFDDVIHLELKAEKADGTQTAKGTAAIRHEANAK; encoded by the coding sequence ATGAACGCTACCGTAGGCAATTCCGTTTTCAAGGTGCAAATGCCAGGGTCTTCACGCGAATCCATCGCCATGTTTTCCGAGGCTACCGAAGACCCCAATCCCATTCACGTGGATCTGGATTTCGCCAAAGAGTGCGGCTTTAACCAAGTGATTCAGCAAGGGCCCATGACAACGGCGTACTTCGCCCAATTGCTTGCGCGCGAGTACGGCGCCGAGCGGCTGAAATCGCTTGACATCACGTTCACTGCTCCGGTGTATCCGGAAGAGCCCTTGACGCTAACGTGCGAGATTGCGGCGTTCGACGATGTCATCCATCTTGAACTGAAAGCCGAGAAGGCTGACGGCACACAAACCGCGAAGGGCACTGCAGCCATTCGCCATGAGGCTAACGCGAAATGA
- a CDS encoding thiolase family protein: MKALQSVLVCGGQVGKFGRQPESTLASLAAPVLKGTLAATGIKPTDIEAAFVGNGFGGLLQNQETILGQVLLGGAGLGPIRIHNVKNACSSGSDAVHLAWSSIAYGQYDCVLVLGVEKMTHDDPKATMSALASASDRQPTSAGRSVFMDLNSERAMRYMERYGATPKHFAMCVVKNRAHALMNEMAAVHQALTVDEVLADRTVVAPLTRAMCGGIADGAASLLLVSESFARRHGLKGARLAASAVEGGDAQRGDGPSVTARCAQTAFEQAGLGPNDVSLAEVHDPTAPQELLDIEDIGLCGPGEAFKLLEQQATSLGGRIPVNVSGGLTARGHPVGATGVAQIVEIAEQVEGRAGKRQVTGAKVGLAQMAGGLLGDDSAVATIHILTN; encoded by the coding sequence ATGAAGGCTTTGCAATCCGTACTGGTGTGCGGCGGGCAGGTCGGAAAATTCGGCCGGCAGCCCGAGTCCACTTTGGCCAGCCTGGCCGCGCCGGTTCTAAAAGGAACGTTGGCTGCCACCGGCATCAAGCCTACCGATATCGAGGCCGCCTTTGTCGGCAACGGTTTTGGAGGCCTGCTGCAGAATCAGGAAACGATCTTGGGGCAAGTCTTGCTAGGCGGAGCAGGCTTGGGGCCCATTCGAATTCACAACGTCAAAAACGCGTGTTCCAGCGGCTCAGATGCGGTGCATCTGGCGTGGTCTTCCATCGCTTACGGCCAGTACGACTGTGTGCTGGTTCTAGGCGTCGAAAAAATGACCCACGATGACCCCAAGGCGACGATGAGCGCGCTGGCTTCCGCGTCCGATCGGCAGCCAACCAGCGCCGGCCGCTCTGTCTTTATGGATCTCAACTCCGAGCGCGCCATGCGTTACATGGAGCGCTATGGTGCCACGCCAAAGCACTTTGCCATGTGTGTGGTGAAGAACCGTGCTCACGCGTTAATGAATGAAATGGCCGCCGTGCACCAGGCGCTAACGGTTGATGAGGTACTTGCCGACCGCACGGTGGTGGCTCCCTTAACGCGCGCCATGTGCGGCGGCATCGCAGACGGTGCTGCGTCGCTTCTGTTGGTCAGCGAAAGCTTTGCAAGACGTCATGGTCTTAAGGGCGCCCGGCTAGCGGCCTCAGCCGTGGAAGGTGGCGACGCCCAGCGCGGCGACGGGCCGTCCGTTACCGCACGGTGTGCGCAAACGGCATTCGAACAAGCGGGGCTCGGCCCTAACGACGTGTCGCTTGCCGAGGTGCACGACCCCACCGCACCCCAAGAATTGCTCGATATCGAGGACATTGGCTTGTGCGGGCCGGGCGAAGCTTTCAAGTTGCTCGAGCAGCAGGCGACATCATTGGGTGGTCGTATACCGGTCAACGTCTCGGGCGGTTTGACGGCACGAGGCCATCCTGTCGGCGCCACGGGCGTTGCCCAGATTGTCGAGATCGCCGAGCAGGTCGAAGGGCGTGCTGGTAAGCGTCAGGTGACGGGCGCAAAAGTGGGTCTTGCGCAGATGGCCGGTGGCCTGTTGGGCGACGACTCGGCAGTGGCCACCATACATATTTTGACGAATTAG